The following proteins are encoded in a genomic region of Gossypium hirsutum isolate 1008001.06 chromosome D05, Gossypium_hirsutum_v2.1, whole genome shotgun sequence:
- the LOC107903967 gene encoding endoplasmic reticulum metallopeptidase 1 isoform X1 — MALRLDGTDVSGFKFLLSLAVMYGLMSILVHSVMYTKFITPLGIDAPLDRFSEARAIEHVRVLAHEIDGRQEGRQGLREAAEYIKAQLERLKERAGSNFRIEIEENVVGGSFNMMFLGHGISFGYRNHTNILMRISSIDSQETDPSVLMNAHFDGPLGSPGAGDCASCVASLLEIARLTIDSGWVPPRPIIFLFNGAEEVFLLGAHGFMRTHKWRDSIGAFINVEASGTGGLDLVCQSGPGSWPSSVYAQSAIYPMAHSAAQDVFPVIPGDTDYRMFSEDYGSIPGLDIIFLLGGYYYHTNYDTVDRLVPGSMQARGDNLYSAVKAFAESAKLRNARQRESLGVSNGNDDGQAVFFDYLAWFMIFYSRRIAMVLHGIPVIIFLVMPFFSRFLYSGLWCCFATFYDFVKGMILHATGIMLAIIFPVLFSILRLLVSSYGMNWFANPFLAFMMFIPISLVGLLIPRTVFRGFPLSQNVSVLKVSKEALSDEARFWGAFGFYASLTLAYLLAGLSGGFLTFFTSASMLLAWISFCLSIKFCGRQLARSTVFYVIPLIPCLTYSVYFGGFLVQFLIEKMGMMGSLPPPYGNYVPDIVVAAIVGVVTSWCMGPLMPICGKWLARSSILQFLLHLSVIALALSSQFFPYSRDAPKRVVFQHTFLTADANRIVDSSYDFSVVDSNSLLFLFKYAPVVAKELNIGPEFSFETAKMSNQRTFLTLFPVNFLFSRSLQFPARSDEILKQYRQFPHLYTNKPQTMSSDGSRRVYLELSLGSLKEVWVAVLNITGPLSSWSFADTKLPVPETAEGGPPSYICRLTGSSREKWNFWLEGRNVEDIRVDVAVLDQNLVEEAKKLKSVFPGWADVTAYSSFLSTYVF; from the exons ATGGCGCTAAGGCTCGATGGCACAGATGTTTCGGGGTTTAAATTCCTCCTCTCATTGGCGGTCATGTATGGTCTCATGTCCATCCTTGTTCACTCCGTAATGTACACCAAGTTCATCACGCCTTTGGGGATCGACGCGCCTCTCGATCGTTTCTCTGAAGCCAGAGCTATCGAGCATGTTCGAGTCTTAGCCCATGAAATCGATGGTCGTCAA GAAGGGCGTCAGGGTTTGAGAGAAGCAGCAGAGTATATTAAGGCACAGTTGGAAAGATTGAAGGAGAGAGCTGGGTCAAATTTCAG GATTGAGATTGAAGAGAATGTTGTTGGTGGGTCATTCAATATGATGTTCTTAGGCCATGGTATATCATTTGGTTATAGAAATCATACAAATATTTTGATGAG GATATCCTCAATAGATTCACAAGAAACCGATCCGTCAGTTTTAATGAATGCTCATTTTGATGGTCCACTTGGTTCTCCCGGTGCTGGTGATTGTGCTTCATGTGTTG CATCGTTGTTGGAAATTGCGAGGCTAACCATAGACTCTGGCTGGGTTCCACCTCGgcctataatttttttattcaatggtGCAGAAGAAGTTTTTTTGTTG GGTGCACATGGTTTCATGAGGACACATAAATGGCGTGATTCCATAGGAGCTTTTATAAATGTGGAAGCATCTGGGACAGGAGGTCTTG ATCTAGTCTGCCAATCTGGACCTGGTTCTTGGCCTTCTTCCGTCTATGCTCAATCAGCAATTTATCCCATGGCACATAGTGCAGCCCAG GATGTTTTCCCTGTTATTCCTGGAGATACGGATTACAGGATGTTTTCAGAAGATTATGGGAGTATTCCTGGTCTggatattatttttcttcttgGTGGTTATTATTACCATACTAACTATGATACAGTGGACAGACTAGT ACCTGGTAGCATGCAAGCACGTGGAGATAATTTATATAGTGCGGTTAAGGCCTTTGCTGAGTCTGCTAAGCTTAGAAATGCTCGTCAAAGAGAATCCCTTGGTGTCAGTAATGGAAACGATGATGGACAAGCTGTTTTCTTTGATTACTTAGCTTGGTTCATG ATATTCTACTCAAGAAGGATAGCTATGGTACTTCATGGCATTCCCGTCATCAtctttcttgttatgcctttcttTTCACgttttctttattctgggttgtGGTGTTGTTTTGCAACCTTCTATGATTTTGTCAAAG GAATGATCCTCCATGCTACTGGAATTATGCTGGCTATAATTTTCCCAGTTTTATTCTCCATCCTGAGATTGCTAGTTTCTAGTTATGGAATGAACTG GTTTGCGAATCCTTTCTTGGCTTTCATGATGTTCATTCCCATCTCACTTGTTGGTCTATTAATTCCAAGAACGGTTTTTCGTGGTTTTCCCCTCTCCCAAAATGTTTCAGTTCTCAAGGTGTCAAAGGAG GCACTATCTGATGAGGCAAGATTCTGGGGAGCATTTGGATTTTATGCTTCATTAACTTTG GCTTATCTTTTAGCTGGGTTAAGTGGGGGTTTCTTGACCTTTTTTACATCTGCGTCTATGCTTCTTGCATGGATCTCCTTTTGCTTATCAATCAAGTTTTGTGGTCGTCAATTGGCAAG GTCAACGGTTTTTTATGTGATACCTCTAATTCCATGCCTTACATACTCTGTTTATTTTGGTGGGTTTCTTGTTCAATTTTTGATTGAGAAGATGGGTATGATGGGCTCTCTTCCACCACCTTATG GGAATTATGTTCCTGATATCGTGGTGGCAGCAATAGTTGGTGTTGTTACCAGTTGGTGCATGGGCCCCCTAATGCCTATTTGTGGCAAATGGTTAGCCAGGTCATCCATCTTGCAATTCTTACTACATCTTAGTGTGATTGCTTTGGCTTTGTCGTCTCAGTTCTTTCCGTATAGTAGAGATGCACCTAAGAGAGTTGTTTTCCAGCATACGTTTCTGACTGCAG ATGCAAATCGGATTGTTGATTCAAGTTATGACTTCTCTGTGGTGGATTCCAACTCTTTGCTGTTTCTTTTTAAATATGCACCTGTAGTGGCAAAGGAATTGAACATTGGTCCTGAGTTTTCTTTTGAAACCGCTAAAATGTCTAACCAACGGACTTTTTTG ACACTTTTTCCAGTCAACTTTTTGTTCTCAAGAAGTTTGCAGTTCCCTGCAAGAAGTGATGAGATTTTGAAGCAATACAGACAGTTTCCTCATTTGTATACTAATAAGCCACAAACAATGTCTAGTGATGGCTCTCGGAGAGTTTATTTGGAACTTTCCTTAGG TTCCTTAAAGGAGGTATGGGTTGCAGTTCTTAACATTACAGGTCCTTTATCCAGTTGGTCATTTGCTGACACTAAGCTACCAG TCCCGGAAACCGCCGAAGGTGGTCCACCCTCGTACATATGCAGACTTACTGGATCCAGTCGTGAAAAATGGAACTTCTGGTTAGAG GGCAGAAATGTTGAAGATATAAGGGTGGATGTGGCAGTGCTTGACCAAAATTTGGTAGAAGAAGCGAAGAAGTTGAAATCAGTATTCCCAGGATGGGCAGATGTTACTGCTTATTCCAGTTTTCTGTCCACCTATGTCTTTTAG
- the LOC107903967 gene encoding endoplasmic reticulum metallopeptidase 1 isoform X2, giving the protein MALRLDGTDVSGFKFLLSLAVMYGLMSILVHSVMYTKFITPLGIDAPLDRFSEARAIEHVRVLAHEIDGRQEGRQGLREAAEYIKAQLERLKERAGSNFRIEIEENVVGGSFNMMFLGHGISFGYRNHTNILMRISSIDSQETDPSVLMNAHFDGPLGSPGAGDCASCVASLLEIARLTIDSGWVPPRPIIFLFNGAEEVFLLGAHGFMRTHKWRDSIGAFINVEASGTGGLDLVCQSGPGSWPSSVYAQSAIYPMAHSAAQDVFPVIPGDTDYRMFSEDYGSIPGLDIIFLLGGYYYHTNYDTVDRLVPGSMQARGDNLYSAVKAFAESAKLRNARQRESLGVSNGNDDGQAVFFDYLAWFMIFYSRRIAMVLHGIPVIIFLVMPFFSRFLYSGLWCCFATFYDFVKGMILHATGIMLAIIFPVLFSILRLLVSSYGMNWFANPFLAFMMFIPISLVGLLIPRTVFRGFPLSQNVSVLKVSKEALSDEARFWGAFGFYASLTLAYLLAGLSGGFLTFFTSASMLLAWISFCLSIKFCGRQLARSTVFYVIPLIPCLTYSVYFGGFLVQFLIEKMGMMGSLPPPYGNYVPDIVVAAIVGVVTSWCMGPLMPICGKWLARSSILQFLLHLSVIALALSSQFFPYSRDAPKRVVFQHTFLTADANRIVDSSYDFSVVDSNSLLFLFKYAPVVAKELNIGPEFSFETAKMSNQRTFLTLFPVNFLFSRSLQFPARSDEILKQYRQFPHLYTNKPQTMSSDGSRRVYLELSLGSLKEVWVAVLNITGPLSSWSFADTKLPVPETAEGGPPSYICRLTGSSREKWNFWLEVYWYKEGRSLEIPEGFADFRIQILQLQNSTF; this is encoded by the exons ATGGCGCTAAGGCTCGATGGCACAGATGTTTCGGGGTTTAAATTCCTCCTCTCATTGGCGGTCATGTATGGTCTCATGTCCATCCTTGTTCACTCCGTAATGTACACCAAGTTCATCACGCCTTTGGGGATCGACGCGCCTCTCGATCGTTTCTCTGAAGCCAGAGCTATCGAGCATGTTCGAGTCTTAGCCCATGAAATCGATGGTCGTCAA GAAGGGCGTCAGGGTTTGAGAGAAGCAGCAGAGTATATTAAGGCACAGTTGGAAAGATTGAAGGAGAGAGCTGGGTCAAATTTCAG GATTGAGATTGAAGAGAATGTTGTTGGTGGGTCATTCAATATGATGTTCTTAGGCCATGGTATATCATTTGGTTATAGAAATCATACAAATATTTTGATGAG GATATCCTCAATAGATTCACAAGAAACCGATCCGTCAGTTTTAATGAATGCTCATTTTGATGGTCCACTTGGTTCTCCCGGTGCTGGTGATTGTGCTTCATGTGTTG CATCGTTGTTGGAAATTGCGAGGCTAACCATAGACTCTGGCTGGGTTCCACCTCGgcctataatttttttattcaatggtGCAGAAGAAGTTTTTTTGTTG GGTGCACATGGTTTCATGAGGACACATAAATGGCGTGATTCCATAGGAGCTTTTATAAATGTGGAAGCATCTGGGACAGGAGGTCTTG ATCTAGTCTGCCAATCTGGACCTGGTTCTTGGCCTTCTTCCGTCTATGCTCAATCAGCAATTTATCCCATGGCACATAGTGCAGCCCAG GATGTTTTCCCTGTTATTCCTGGAGATACGGATTACAGGATGTTTTCAGAAGATTATGGGAGTATTCCTGGTCTggatattatttttcttcttgGTGGTTATTATTACCATACTAACTATGATACAGTGGACAGACTAGT ACCTGGTAGCATGCAAGCACGTGGAGATAATTTATATAGTGCGGTTAAGGCCTTTGCTGAGTCTGCTAAGCTTAGAAATGCTCGTCAAAGAGAATCCCTTGGTGTCAGTAATGGAAACGATGATGGACAAGCTGTTTTCTTTGATTACTTAGCTTGGTTCATG ATATTCTACTCAAGAAGGATAGCTATGGTACTTCATGGCATTCCCGTCATCAtctttcttgttatgcctttcttTTCACgttttctttattctgggttgtGGTGTTGTTTTGCAACCTTCTATGATTTTGTCAAAG GAATGATCCTCCATGCTACTGGAATTATGCTGGCTATAATTTTCCCAGTTTTATTCTCCATCCTGAGATTGCTAGTTTCTAGTTATGGAATGAACTG GTTTGCGAATCCTTTCTTGGCTTTCATGATGTTCATTCCCATCTCACTTGTTGGTCTATTAATTCCAAGAACGGTTTTTCGTGGTTTTCCCCTCTCCCAAAATGTTTCAGTTCTCAAGGTGTCAAAGGAG GCACTATCTGATGAGGCAAGATTCTGGGGAGCATTTGGATTTTATGCTTCATTAACTTTG GCTTATCTTTTAGCTGGGTTAAGTGGGGGTTTCTTGACCTTTTTTACATCTGCGTCTATGCTTCTTGCATGGATCTCCTTTTGCTTATCAATCAAGTTTTGTGGTCGTCAATTGGCAAG GTCAACGGTTTTTTATGTGATACCTCTAATTCCATGCCTTACATACTCTGTTTATTTTGGTGGGTTTCTTGTTCAATTTTTGATTGAGAAGATGGGTATGATGGGCTCTCTTCCACCACCTTATG GGAATTATGTTCCTGATATCGTGGTGGCAGCAATAGTTGGTGTTGTTACCAGTTGGTGCATGGGCCCCCTAATGCCTATTTGTGGCAAATGGTTAGCCAGGTCATCCATCTTGCAATTCTTACTACATCTTAGTGTGATTGCTTTGGCTTTGTCGTCTCAGTTCTTTCCGTATAGTAGAGATGCACCTAAGAGAGTTGTTTTCCAGCATACGTTTCTGACTGCAG ATGCAAATCGGATTGTTGATTCAAGTTATGACTTCTCTGTGGTGGATTCCAACTCTTTGCTGTTTCTTTTTAAATATGCACCTGTAGTGGCAAAGGAATTGAACATTGGTCCTGAGTTTTCTTTTGAAACCGCTAAAATGTCTAACCAACGGACTTTTTTG ACACTTTTTCCAGTCAACTTTTTGTTCTCAAGAAGTTTGCAGTTCCCTGCAAGAAGTGATGAGATTTTGAAGCAATACAGACAGTTTCCTCATTTGTATACTAATAAGCCACAAACAATGTCTAGTGATGGCTCTCGGAGAGTTTATTTGGAACTTTCCTTAGG TTCCTTAAAGGAGGTATGGGTTGCAGTTCTTAACATTACAGGTCCTTTATCCAGTTGGTCATTTGCTGACACTAAGCTACCAG TCCCGGAAACCGCCGAAGGTGGTCCACCCTCGTACATATGCAGACTTACTGGATCCAGTCGTGAAAAATGGAACTTCTGGTTAGAG GTTTATTGGTACAAAGAAGGCCGCAGCTTGGAAATACCGGAAGGGTTTGCAGATTTCAGGATTCAAATCCTACAACTGCAGAATTCTACCTTTTGA